The following proteins come from a genomic window of Sardina pilchardus chromosome 1, fSarPil1.1, whole genome shotgun sequence:
- the fam83fb gene encoding protein FAM83F isoform X2, protein MTRLLRQHLKMVAIVMDLLTDLHILQDLLDAAAKRGVAVYVVLDIRGAPHFLDMVNRLQVGPLHLKHLRVRTVSGTGFQLSFGTIPGILCSKYMLVDGDKVMFGSYSFSWTSFRTDRNMITVMSGQVVDFFDNDFRELYAVSEKMDLYKEFHISRPAAPHVRTPSVPKRPAATSRFQVSLGDAKGGDAEGGELKVPAHKYYNPKYQLAFGNSPGPSGELHDGLARLGLGGGGGAAAAEAPEDPEDTLGPLPSSSSPTGLKPPSPKKRSLKNLFKRPTSLKASSTPSSPATGGLANGKVDSSEDLSSGPFKGKSKKLSKMGAKSQSLMTIDGTDENGAKSKKKKNSCATS, encoded by the exons ATGGTCGCCATAGTGATGGACCTCCTCACTGACCTCCACATCCTGCAGGACCTCCTGGACGCTGCCGCCAAGCGCGGCGTGGCCGTCTACGTCGTCCTGGACATCCGCGGGGCGCCTCACTTCCTGGACATGGTCAACAGGCTGCAGGTCGGCCCTCTGCACCTCAAG CACCTGCGGGTGAGGACGGTGAGTGGAACAGGGTTCCAGCTCTCCTTCGGGACGATCCCGGGAATTCTGTGCAGCAAGTACATGCTGGTGGACGGAGACAAGGTCATGTTCGGCTCCTACAG TTTCTCCTGGACCTCCTTCCGCACGGACCGCAATATGATCACCGTCATGTCGGGCCAGGTGGTGGACTTCTTCGACAACGACTTCCGCGAGCTCTACGCCGTCTCCGAGAAGATGGACCTCTACAAGGAGTTCCACATCAGCCGCCCGGCGGCGCCGCACGTCCGCACGCCCTCCGTGCCCAAGCGCCCGGCCGCCACCTCCCGCTTCCAGGTCAGCCTGGGCGACGCCAAGGGCGGCGACGCCGAGGGGGGCGAGCTGAAGGTGCCCGCGCACAAATACTACAACCCCAAGTACCAGCTGGCGTTCGGGAACAGCCCGGGCCCGTCGGGCGAGCTCCACGACGGGCTGGCCAGGCTGGggttgggaggaggaggaggggcggcggcggcggaggcccCCGAGGACCCCGAGGACACTCTCGGCCCGCTGCCCTCGTCGTCGTCGCCGACGGGACTCAAGCCGCCGAGCCCCAAGAAGAGATCGCTGAAAAACCTCTTCAAGAGGCCGACCAGTCTGAAAGCGTCCAGCACCCCGAGCTCCCCCGCCACGGGCGGCCTGGCCAACGGGAAGGTGGACAGCTCTGAGGACCTGAGTTCGGGGCCGTTCAAGGGGAAAAGCAAAAAACTGTCCAAAATGGGCGCCAAGAGCCAATCCTTAATGACCATCGACGGGACAGATGAGAATG GGGCCAagagcaagaaaaagaaaaactcatGTGCAACATCTTAA